The DNA window CGGGCGGCGAGCAGCAGATGCTGGCCATCGGCCGCGCGCTGATGGCCAAGCCCCGATTGCTGCTGCTCGACGAGCCCAGCCTGGGGCTGGCGCCGATCATCGTGCGCGATATTTTTCGCTCCCTGCGCCAGATCCGGCAGCAGGGCATGACCTTGCTGCTGGTCGAGCAGAACGCACGCATGGCGCTGAAGCTGGCCGATCGTGGCTATGTGCTGGAAACCGGGCGCATCGCCCTGCAGGCCAGCGCGCGCGAACTGCTCGAATCGCCCGAGGTGCAGGCAACGTATCTGGGCAAGGAAACAAGCTCTGCACCCGGCGCGGGCCGGCCATCCTGAACCGCGCCAATCCATCAGCCACAAGGCGCCACGAGCGCCGCACTACACGGAAACCGCCATGCTGCAAAAAGCCAGCCCGAAGAATCCCCTGTCCTACATCGACCCCCAGCCCGACAGCCCGTGGCAGACCTATCTCGCCCAGGTCGACCGCGTGCTGCCCTATCTGGGCGACCTCGCCCGCTGGGGCGAGACCCTGCGGCGTCCCAAGCGGGCGCTGATCGTGGACGTGCCCATCGAGATGGACGACGGCACGGTGCAGCACTTCGAGGGCTATCGCGTGCAGCACAACCTCTCGCGCGGCCCCGGCAAGGGCGGCGTGCGCTACCACCCGCAGGTCACGCTGGAAGAGGTGATGGCGCTGGCGGCGTGGATGACGGTGAAGAACGCCGCCGTGGGCCTGCCCTTCGGCGGCGCCAAGGGCGGCATCCGGGTGGAGCCGTCGCGGCTCTCGCGCAAGGAGCTCGAGCGGCTGACGCGGCGCTACACCAGCGAGATCGGCATCATCATCGGCCCGCAGCAGGACATCCCGGCGCCCGACGTCAACACCAACGCCCAGATCATGGCGTGGATGATGGACACCTACTCCATGAACATCGGCGGCACCGCCACCGGCGTGGTCACCGGCAAGCCGGTGCAGCTCGGCGGCTCGCTCGGGCGGGTGAAAGCCACCGGGCGCGGCGTGTTCGTCACCGGGCGCGAGGCGGCGCGGCGCATCCAGCTGCCGCTGGAAGGCGCGCGCGTGGCGGTGCAGGGCTTCGGCAATGTCGGCTCCACCGCCGCTGAACTGTTCGCCTACGCCGGCGCCAAACTGGTGGCGGTGCAAGACCACACCGGCGCGCTGCAGGCCGAGCAAGGCCTGGACGTGGCCGCGCTGCAAGCCCATGTGCAGCAGCATGGCGGCGTGGCCGGTTTCAAGGGCGGGCAGGCCATTGCACCCGACGACTTCTGGAGCGTGCCCTGCGACATCCTCATCCCCGCAGCCTTGGAAGGGCAGGTCACCGAGGCGCGCGCCCGCATGACCACGGCCAAGCTGGTGCTCGAAGGCGCCAACGGGCCGACCTTGCCGGGGGCCGACGACATCCTCGCCGAGCGCGGCGTGCTGGTCGTGCCCGACGTCATCTGCAACGCCGGCGGCGTGACGGTGAGCTATTTCGAATGGGTGCAGGACTTCTCCAGCTTCTTCTGGAGCGAGGACGAGATCAACGCCCGGCTGGACAAGATCCTCGGCGGCGCCTTCCTCCACATCTGGGACACCGCCGACCGGCTCAAGATCACCCTGCGCACCGCCGCCTTCGTCGTGGCTTGCGAGCGGGTGCTGGAAGCCAGGGCGGAGCGCGGGCTGTATCCCTGAGGCGCGATGGGCATGGCATTTCATGCAGCGGGCGGAGATTGCTGCGCGCCAGCAAGCCCAAGCTGCTGGACGAACTGGGCTACATGCCCTTCGAAACCAATGCGGCTCATCTGTTCTTCCAACTCGTCAGCCGGCGCGACGAGCGCGGCTCCATGTTGATCACCAGCAACCGCTCGGTGGCCGAATGGGGCGCGGTGTTCGGCGGCGCGGTCGTCGCCACCGCCATCCTCGATCGCCTACTGCATCACAGTCACGTCATCACCATCCGTGGCGACAGCTACCGGCTGCGCTCCAAGCGCCGGGCTGGCCTGGTTAACCAGGCCAGCCCGATCCAGAACCATCAACCCATTGAACGACTGGGGGTCACTTCTCGATGTCGGCAGGGGGTCAAATCTCGCTGTCGCTTGACAATGAACTCCCCCCAGCCCGGAGCGGAATCCGAAAAGCCGGGCCGAATGGCGCAATGGGTCTGGTTTTATGGCGCCCTTGTCGCAGATTTGGGTGACAAGACGTGGCGCCCCCACAACACGAGTTGACCCTCCACCACCGAAAGAGGAACCACCATGGAACTCAAGAAACACTGGGAGCACGTTTATGCAACAA is part of the Thiomonas sp. X19 genome and encodes:
- a CDS encoding Glu/Leu/Phe/Val dehydrogenase, translating into MLQKASPKNPLSYIDPQPDSPWQTYLAQVDRVLPYLGDLARWGETLRRPKRALIVDVPIEMDDGTVQHFEGYRVQHNLSRGPGKGGVRYHPQVTLEEVMALAAWMTVKNAAVGLPFGGAKGGIRVEPSRLSRKELERLTRRYTSEIGIIIGPQQDIPAPDVNTNAQIMAWMMDTYSMNIGGTATGVVTGKPVQLGGSLGRVKATGRGVFVTGREAARRIQLPLEGARVAVQGFGNVGSTAAELFAYAGAKLVAVQDHTGALQAEQGLDVAALQAHVQQHGGVAGFKGGQAIAPDDFWSVPCDILIPAALEGQVTEARARMTTAKLVLEGANGPTLPGADDILAERGVLVVPDVICNAGGVTVSYFEWVQDFSSFFWSEDEINARLDKILGGAFLHIWDTADRLKITLRTAAFVVACERVLEARAERGLYP
- a CDS encoding ATP-binding protein, coding for MLRASKPKLLDELGYMPFETNAAHLFFQLVSRRDERGSMLITSNRSVAEWGAVFGGAVVATAILDRLLHHSHVITIRGDSYRLRSKRRAGLVNQASPIQNHQPIERLGVTSRCRQGVKSRCRLTMNSPQPGAESEKPGRMAQWVWFYGALVADLGDKTWRPHNTS